A stretch of the Fusobacterium varium genome encodes the following:
- the fbp gene encoding fructose 1,6-bisphosphatase, translating into MSGLEKEIAEQEKKYLTLLSTKFKNIGETATEIINLQAIMNLPKGTEHFLTDIHGEYEAFNHVLKNGSGAVRQKIDEVFGDDLNTFEKKELATVIYYPKEKIEFLAKELKNMDKWYKTIIYRLIEVCSVVSSKYTSSKVRKAMPKDFSYIIQEIIYERKELKNKREYIANIIDTIISIGRAKEFVIAVSNLIQRLIIDRLHIVGDIYDRGPSPHLIMDTLIDYHNVDIQWGNHDILWMGAGLGSKACIANVIRICARYGNNDILEDGYGINLLPLAAFAMEKYANDPCEHFKIKTNKTTPLKAQIHKAITVIQMKIEGNVIERNPDFEMNHRNMFRKTDFKKGTVTIDGIEYELRDKNFPTVDIDNPLKLTPEESEIMENLRLAFLRSEKLQRHIRFLFAKGSIYLRCNSNLLYHGCIPLTEDGKLKAVNVRGQKVKGKKYLDLAEKICREAYFNRANSAKEKLNCDYVWYMWCGKDSPMFGKDSMKTFERYFVEDKTTHTEKKNHYYTFYNEETTCDMLLEEFDLNPKISHIVNGHVPVKVKKGESPIKANGKLYIIDGGFSRAYQPETGIAGYTLIYNSYGLKLVSHAPFESTEKAIKEGKDIISSSRIVNTSQNRIRVKDTDIGKELQNQINDLKKLLNAYRKGIIKSNDE; encoded by the coding sequence ATGAGTGGATTAGAAAAAGAAATAGCAGAACAAGAAAAAAAATATTTAACTCTTCTTTCTACTAAATTTAAAAATATCGGAGAAACTGCTACTGAAATAATCAACCTACAGGCTATAATGAATCTTCCTAAAGGAACAGAGCATTTTCTTACAGATATCCATGGAGAATATGAAGCTTTTAACCATGTACTGAAAAATGGATCTGGTGCAGTAAGACAAAAAATAGATGAGGTGTTTGGGGATGACCTGAACACCTTTGAAAAAAAAGAACTGGCTACAGTTATATATTACCCTAAAGAAAAGATAGAATTTCTTGCAAAAGAACTTAAAAATATGGATAAGTGGTACAAAACTATTATATATCGTTTAATTGAAGTATGCAGTGTTGTATCTTCCAAATATACAAGTTCAAAAGTAAGAAAAGCTATGCCTAAAGATTTTTCATACATCATCCAGGAAATAATATATGAAAGAAAGGAATTAAAAAACAAAAGAGAATATATAGCCAATATTATAGATACTATCATTTCAATAGGAAGAGCTAAAGAATTTGTGATAGCTGTTTCTAATCTTATCCAAAGGCTTATAATAGACAGACTTCACATAGTTGGAGATATATATGACAGAGGTCCTAGTCCTCATCTTATAATGGATACCCTTATAGATTATCATAATGTAGATATTCAATGGGGAAACCATGACATACTTTGGATGGGTGCAGGTCTTGGAAGCAAGGCTTGTATTGCCAATGTTATAAGGATATGTGCAAGATATGGAAACAATGACATTTTAGAAGATGGATATGGAATAAATCTTCTCCCTCTTGCAGCTTTTGCTATGGAAAAATATGCAAATGATCCTTGTGAACATTTTAAAATAAAAACAAATAAAACTACTCCTCTAAAAGCTCAAATACATAAAGCTATCACTGTTATACAGATGAAAATAGAAGGAAATGTAATTGAAAGAAATCCAGATTTTGAAATGAACCATAGAAATATGTTTAGAAAAACAGATTTTAAAAAAGGTACTGTTACTATTGATGGAATAGAATATGAATTAAGAGATAAAAACTTTCCCACTGTAGATATAGATAATCCTTTAAAATTAACTCCTGAAGAAAGTGAAATTATGGAAAATCTTAGACTTGCTTTTTTAAGAAGTGAAAAATTACAAAGACATATAAGATTCCTTTTTGCAAAAGGAAGCATTTATTTAAGATGTAATTCAAACTTACTTTATCATGGCTGTATTCCTTTAACTGAAGATGGAAAACTTAAAGCAGTCAATGTAAGAGGACAAAAAGTCAAAGGAAAAAAATATCTGGATCTTGCTGAAAAAATATGCAGAGAAGCATATTTCAACAGAGCTAACAGTGCCAAAGAAAAATTAAATTGTGATTATGTGTGGTATATGTGGTGTGGTAAAGATTCTCCTATGTTTGGCAAAGATTCAATGAAAACTTTTGAAAGATATTTTGTAGAGGATAAAACTACTCACACTGAAAAGAAAAACCACTACTATACTTTTTATAATGAAGAAACAACTTGTGATATGTTACTGGAAGAATTCGATTTGAACCCTAAAATTTCCCATATAGTAAATGGACATGTTCCTGTAAAAGTTAAAAAAGGTGAATCTCCTATAAAAGCAAATGGAAAACTCTATATAATAGATGGCGGCTTTTCAAGGGCTTATCAACCTGAAACTGGTATTGCAGGATATACCTTGATATATAATTCATATGGATTGAAATTAGTTTCTCATGCTCCTTTCGAATCTACAGAAAAAGCTATAAAGGAAGGAAAAGATATAATCTCTTCCAGCCGTATAGTAAATACTAGTCAAAACAGGATAAGAGTTAAAGATACAGATATAGGTAAAGAACTTCAAAATCAAATTAATGATTTAAAAAAGCTGCTAAATGCCTATAGAAAGGGAATAATAAAGAGTAATGATGAATAA
- a CDS encoding putative outer membrane transporter — protein MRKKLGILALTAVLGTGAYAASIDHIQTYTPEYLGNQAQNGMINSSSVFYNPAGIMHLENGTYIHLGAQLAVGKEEMDYNDKNYDADLLQYIPTFALYSVRDERAIFWTFGALGGGGDLEYKDGVAGTAVVPDILNSLTHSSNFKDLGSSAEGKSLYGQTTLGRAWMINDKLSMSIAGRAVLGLKKLKGNIDVAGGPYPIHADIDSERTAWGIGAQIGFNYKATDKLNLAMRYDSRVKLNFKASGHETPADINLGYGSMGEVKFSNFYPEFEPGTKTRRDLPAILALGGSYQATDRWTIALSGNYYFNKDAKMDRKAGSVKLTSPQGPIEIKGLEAEYDNGWEIALGTEYKLNNKWTLLGSINYADTGAKVSSYDDVEYALNSITLGTGLKYKPTEYDEWVFTVCHFFYDSEKGHYNEKYANYPKVKNPEYDKSITAFGVAYTKKF, from the coding sequence ATGAGAAAAAAATTAGGTATACTTGCATTAACTGCTGTATTAGGGACAGGAGCTTATGCTGCATCAATTGACCATATTCAGACTTATACCCCTGAATATTTAGGTAACCAAGCACAAAATGGTATGATAAATAGTTCTTCTGTTTTCTATAACCCTGCTGGTATTATGCACCTTGAAAATGGAACATACATTCATTTAGGAGCTCAGCTTGCTGTTGGAAAAGAAGAAATGGATTATAATGATAAAAATTATGACGCTGACTTACTTCAATATATTCCTACTTTCGCTTTATATAGTGTAAGAGATGAAAGAGCCATATTCTGGACATTTGGTGCACTAGGTGGAGGTGGAGACCTTGAATATAAAGATGGAGTTGCAGGAACAGCAGTGGTTCCTGACATTCTAAATAGCCTTACTCATTCATCTAACTTTAAAGATCTTGGTTCCTCAGCAGAAGGAAAAAGTCTTTATGGTCAAACTACTTTAGGTAGAGCATGGATGATAAACGACAAACTTTCTATGTCAATAGCTGGTAGAGCTGTTCTTGGTTTAAAAAAACTTAAAGGAAATATTGATGTTGCTGGAGGTCCTTATCCTATTCATGCTGATATAGATTCTGAAAGAACTGCATGGGGAATTGGAGCACAAATAGGATTTAACTATAAAGCTACTGATAAATTAAATCTTGCTATGAGATATGATTCAAGAGTAAAATTAAATTTTAAAGCCAGTGGACATGAAACTCCTGCTGATATAAATTTGGGATATGGTAGTATGGGAGAAGTTAAGTTTAGTAATTTCTATCCTGAATTTGAGCCTGGAACTAAAACTAGAAGAGATTTACCTGCTATTTTAGCTCTTGGAGGATCTTATCAGGCAACTGACAGATGGACTATTGCATTAAGTGGAAACTATTACTTTAATAAAGATGCAAAAATGGATAGAAAGGCTGGAAGTGTAAAACTAACAAGTCCACAAGGACCTATTGAAATAAAAGGATTAGAAGCAGAATATGATAATGGTTGGGAAATTGCTTTGGGAACTGAATATAAATTAAATAATAAATGGACTTTATTAGGAAGTATCAACTACGCTGATACAGGAGCAAAAGTAAGTTCATATGATGATGTAGAATATGCACTTAATTCTATAACTTTAGGAACTGGATTAAAATATAAACCTACTGAATATGATGAATGGGTATTTACAGTCTGCCATTTCTTTTACGATTCAGAAAAAGGACATTACAATGAAAAATATGCAAATTATCCAAAAGTTAAAAACCCTGAATATGATAAGAGTATAACTGCATTTGGAGTAGCATATACTAAAAAATTCTAA
- a CDS encoding putative transcriptional regulator encodes MPKKAIFTKEQIFKKAFEVFKQNGLEAITARNLAKSLNSSPAPIYSFYTSLDILKKDLINKAKDVFMEYVKKPNTEYIFLNIGIGVCMFAREEKQLFHTIFLKDSSYSGLVREFRDLIKVEMSKDSRFDKLDEEFKTKLFLDCWMYAHGFSTLIATNYFKDVSDEFIKERLVEGAATMLYKRLRDYNKKS; translated from the coding sequence GTGCCTAAAAAAGCCATATTTACAAAAGAACAAATATTTAAGAAAGCCTTTGAGGTATTCAAGCAGAATGGATTGGAAGCTATAACTGCTAGAAATCTGGCAAAATCTCTGAATTCCTCTCCAGCTCCAATATACAGTTTTTATACTTCATTGGACATATTAAAAAAAGATTTAATAAACAAGGCTAAAGATGTATTCATGGAATATGTAAAAAAGCCCAATACAGAATATATATTCCTCAATATAGGAATAGGTGTATGTATGTTTGCAAGAGAGGAAAAACAGCTTTTTCATACTATTTTCCTTAAGGATAGTTCATACAGTGGGCTTGTAAGAGAGTTTAGAGACCTGATAAAAGTTGAAATGTCTAAAGACAGCAGATTTGATAAACTTGATGAGGAATTTAAAACAAAGCTTTTCCTTGACTGCTGGATGTATGCTCATGGTTTTTCTACATTGATAGCTACTAATTATTTTAAAGATGTATCTGATGAATTTATAAAAGAAAGACTGGTAGAGGGAGCAGCAACTATGCTGTATAAGAGATTGAGAGATTACAATAAAAAAAGTTAA
- the hprA gene encoding glycerate dehydrogenase: MKIIILDGYTENPGDLSWDMFKKLGDVTIYDRTPEEEVLERIGDAEIVITNKVPFDRERMEQLPNLKHIAVTAAGYNIIDTAAAKELGITVTNTPNYGSSGVAQMTFAHILEITNNVALHSESVKRGEWANNIEWCYWYKPIIGLKGKRIGIIGYGNIGKEVGNIAKAFGMDVAVYDKNNHSDVVNLPLDDIFKTSDIITLHCPLLPETRNIICRENIEKMKDGVIIINTSRGPLVNEEDLAEAVKKGKVYAAGVDVLSNEPPALNDPMANCEGINVTPHIAWAAIESRQNIMDICFDNLKSFLEGKSKNVVNK; encoded by the coding sequence ATGAAAATCATTATTTTAGATGGATATACAGAAAATCCTGGTGATCTCTCTTGGGATATGTTCAAAAAATTGGGGGATGTAACAATATATGACAGGACTCCAGAAGAAGAAGTACTGGAAAGAATAGGAGATGCAGAAATTGTAATTACTAATAAAGTTCCTTTTGATAGGGAAAGAATGGAGCAGCTTCCTAATTTAAAGCATATAGCAGTGACAGCTGCAGGCTATAATATTATAGATACAGCAGCAGCAAAAGAATTGGGAATAACAGTAACTAACACTCCTAATTATGGTTCAAGTGGAGTGGCACAAATGACATTTGCCCATATACTTGAAATAACTAATAATGTAGCTCTTCATAGTGAGTCAGTAAAAAGAGGAGAATGGGCAAATAATATAGAATGGTGTTATTGGTATAAACCTATTATCGGATTAAAAGGAAAAAGAATAGGAATAATAGGATATGGTAATATAGGAAAAGAAGTAGGAAATATAGCCAAAGCTTTTGGAATGGATGTAGCTGTATATGATAAAAATAATCATTCAGATGTAGTAAATTTACCTCTTGATGATATTTTTAAAACATCAGATATAATTACTCTGCATTGTCCTCTTTTGCCAGAAACTAGAAATATAATATGTAGAGAAAATATAGAGAAGATGAAAGATGGGGTAATAATAATTAATACATCAAGAGGGCCATTGGTAAATGAAGAGGATCTTGCAGAAGCTGTCAAAAAAGGAAAAGTATATGCAGCAGGAGTAGATGTCCTGAGCAATGAGCCTCCTGCTTTAAATGATCCAATGGCAAACTGTGAAGGGATAAATGTGACTCCTCATATAGCATGGGCAGCTATAGAATCAAGACAAAATATAATGGATATATGTTTTGATAATTTAAAATCATTTTTAGAAGGAAAATCTAAAAATGTTGTAAATAAATAA
- a CDS encoding putative thiol reductase thioredoxin: MAILHITKENFEKEVLKSEVPVLVDFWAAWCGPCKALGPILEEAESELAPGVKIAKINIDEQEELAAQFRVMSIPTLLLFKNGQPVEKSVGLVSKDKVIELGKK; the protein is encoded by the coding sequence ATGGCAATTTTACATATAACAAAAGAAAATTTTGAAAAAGAGGTTTTAAAATCAGAAGTGCCTGTATTAGTTGATTTCTGGGCTGCTTGGTGTGGACCTTGTAAAGCTTTGGGACCTATCCTTGAAGAAGCAGAAAGTGAATTAGCTCCAGGAGTAAAAATAGCTAAAATAAATATAGATGAACAAGAAGAATTAGCTGCTCAATTTAGAGTAATGAGTATCCCTACATTATTACTTTTCAAAAATGGACAGCCAGTTGAAAAATCTGTAGGACTTGTATCAAAAGATAAAGTTATTGAATTAGGAAAAAAATAA
- a CDS encoding putative transcriptional regulator, with the protein MINSENKIFFSESFPFWKELSSDEKKLINNNTELKLYKAGTTIHDSTECTGVLLIKKGELRIYILSPEGREVTLYRLGEKDTCLLTAACILKNITFSIMVDAEVDSEVFLISSAAFKELKNKNIQVESFTNDIINCHFSETMWAMEKILFTSFDKRLAFFLLEQSREKGSEVLNFTHEYIAKNLGSAREVVSRMLKYFQNEGIVSLSRGSIIIKDKKKLEALK; encoded by the coding sequence ATGATTAATTCAGAAAATAAAATTTTTTTTTCTGAGTCATTTCCATTTTGGAAGGAACTTTCTTCTGATGAGAAAAAACTGATAAATAATAATACTGAATTAAAATTATATAAAGCTGGAACAACTATACATGATTCTACAGAATGTACAGGAGTTCTTTTGATAAAAAAAGGAGAGTTAAGAATATATATTCTTTCACCTGAGGGAAGAGAAGTCACTTTATATAGACTTGGAGAAAAAGATACATGCCTTTTAACTGCAGCATGTATTTTGAAAAATATTACATTTAGTATAATGGTAGATGCAGAGGTAGATAGTGAAGTATTTCTTATAAGTTCAGCAGCTTTTAAGGAATTGAAAAATAAAAATATACAAGTAGAAAGTTTTACAAATGATATAATAAATTGTCATTTTTCTGAAACTATGTGGGCAATGGAGAAGATACTTTTTACAAGTTTTGACAAAAGATTAGCTTTTTTTCTTTTAGAACAAAGCAGAGAAAAAGGAAGTGAGGTTCTTAACTTTACTCATGAATATATTGCTAAAAATTTAGGAAGTGCAAGAGAAGTGGTATCCCGTATGCTGAAATATTTTCAAAATGAAGGAATAGTATCCTTATCAAGAGGAAGTATCATTATAAAAGATAAAAAGAAACTTGAAGCATTGAAATAA
- a CDS encoding amidohydrolase: MSKKTIEDVAKNIWEYAEIRFKEYKSAEELAEYAKEAGFQVEMGIGGLETAFKATYGKGHPVIAILGEYDALQGLSQAEDSTHKEKGKQEMNGHGCGHHLLGAGALYGAEIIKNYLKENNLKGTIVFYGCPAEEGGSGKTWMMKNGAFEGVDLALTWHPFPYNGVFSLATLANYQVYFRFEGRGSHAAASPQLGRSALDAVELMNVGANYLREHVIQEARFHYAVTNTGGISPMWYNLMLKFYIL; this comes from the coding sequence ATGAGTAAAAAAACTATTGAAGATGTTGCAAAAAATATTTGGGAATATGCTGAAATAAGATTTAAAGAATATAAATCAGCAGAAGAATTAGCTGAATATGCTAAAGAAGCAGGATTTCAAGTAGAAATGGGAATTGGTGGATTAGAAACTGCTTTTAAAGCTACCTATGGCAAAGGGCATCCTGTAATAGCTATCCTTGGAGAATATGATGCTCTTCAAGGACTTTCACAAGCAGAAGATTCCACTCATAAAGAAAAAGGAAAACAGGAAATGAATGGTCATGGATGTGGACATCATTTATTAGGTGCTGGTGCCCTTTATGGAGCAGAAATAATAAAAAATTATTTAAAAGAAAATAATTTAAAAGGAACTATTGTTTTTTACGGATGTCCTGCAGAAGAAGGGGGCTCTGGAAAAACATGGATGATGAAGAATGGAGCTTTTGAAGGAGTAGATTTAGCACTTACATGGCATCCATTTCCATATAATGGAGTTTTTTCATTAGCTACACTGGCAAATTATCAGGTTTATTTTAGATTTGAAGGAAGAGGTTCTCATGCTGCTGCAAGTCCTCAGCTTGGAAGAAGTGCTCTTGATGCAGTAGAATTAATGAATGTAGGAGCTAACTATCTTAGAGAACATGTAATCCAAGAAGCAAGATTTCATTACGCTGTGACAAATACTGGAGGAATATCTCCAATGTGGTACAACCTGATGCTGAAGTTTTATATCTTATAA
- a CDS encoding amidohydrolase has protein sequence MVQPDAEVLYLIRAPKLNQVEDIFRRICNIARGAALMTETKVKMVFDRGTNEYKGNKEIEKIMFKNLKKFENIEYSDEEIAYAKKFKDTLSEKEITSEFGWIEKASGKEWKNIKDMMLNEYIFKGNIPYDENFNYLLSGSTDVGDVSKKMPTGQIFTTCYALGTPSHSWQMVAQGKNSIAMKGMKYAGQVLGQTAIDIFEDPVLFEKIKKEFEENYEEYISPLKYDKVPVEL, from the coding sequence GTGGTACAACCTGATGCTGAAGTTTTATATCTTATAAGAGCTCCAAAATTAAACCAAGTGGAAGATATATTTAGAAGAATATGCAATATAGCCAGAGGAGCAGCCCTAATGACAGAAACTAAAGTAAAAATGGTTTTTGACAGAGGAACTAATGAATATAAAGGAAATAAAGAAATAGAAAAAATAATGTTTAAAAATTTAAAAAAGTTTGAAAATATCGAATATTCAGATGAAGAAATTGCTTATGCTAAAAAATTTAAAGATACCCTTTCTGAAAAGGAAATAACTTCTGAATTTGGCTGGATAGAAAAAGCTAGTGGAAAAGAATGGAAAAATATTAAAGATATGATGTTAAACGAATACATTTTCAAAGGAAATATTCCTTATGATGAAAACTTCAATTATCTCTTGTCAGGTTCTACTGATGTAGGAGATGTAAGTAAAAAAATGCCTACTGGTCAAATATTTACAACATGCTATGCTCTGGGTACTCCATCTCATTCTTGGCAGATGGTAGCACAAGGAAAAAATAGTATTGCAATGAAAGGTATGAAATATGCTGGTCAAGTATTGGGACAGACTGCTATTGATATCTTTGAGGATCCTGTTCTTTTTGAAAAAATAAAAAAAGAATTTGAAGAAAATTATGAAGAATATATTTCACCTTTGAAATATGACAAAGTACCAGTAGAATTATAA
- a CDS encoding sodium:glutamate symporter — protein sequence MQQIFYVVCFLSFLLILGVFIKSKVKIFQELFIPASVIGGFIGLIFGPEVLGRVFSFSLPAAWLKEMALLPGLLIVPVVAAVPLGLEFKGSNGKGVVRDVGIMGGILFVVTFLQEVVGYFVNFICTKFLNIDLYGSFGVELNAGFSGGHGTAGMIGRTLQEMNMDYWAVAQGIATTTATFGLIGGILFGIFLINRACRKGETSLLKKPSDIPMELKRGYYTDTSKQASIGRETMLSSSIDALAFHVAIIFSVCGISYIILTLVKKYKVPVLSSFSVWAFAMVIMIFVWKAIKKLGLEWCIDTKVKSKITSMLTEFAVVSAVATLPLRAVFSYFIPIMAMMILGFIATWWCIKYFSYKYFKGNYAFERAVAMLGTCLGVFLTGLLLLRICDPEFSTPVLGDYSLGFSLTALMGPILMVSCINLSLAYGPLVPILLNIGLIVVFYIIMVGLDKKGKSA from the coding sequence ATGCAGCAGATATTTTATGTAGTATGTTTTTTAAGTTTCCTTCTTATTCTTGGAGTTTTTATTAAATCTAAAGTAAAAATATTTCAAGAACTTTTTATACCAGCTTCTGTTATTGGAGGTTTTATTGGATTAATATTTGGACCTGAGGTTTTAGGAAGAGTATTTTCCTTTTCCCTCCCAGCTGCATGGTTAAAAGAAATGGCTCTTCTTCCAGGACTATTAATTGTTCCTGTAGTTGCTGCTGTTCCTTTAGGATTAGAATTTAAGGGAAGTAATGGAAAAGGTGTAGTAAGAGATGTTGGAATAATGGGTGGTATCCTTTTTGTTGTCACATTTTTACAGGAAGTTGTTGGATATTTTGTAAATTTCATATGTACAAAATTTTTAAATATTGATCTTTATGGTTCTTTTGGAGTAGAACTTAATGCTGGTTTTTCAGGTGGGCATGGAACAGCTGGTATGATAGGAAGAACTCTTCAGGAAATGAATATGGATTATTGGGCTGTGGCTCAAGGTATAGCTACCACTACTGCTACTTTTGGGCTTATTGGTGGAATACTATTTGGAATATTTTTAATTAATAGAGCATGTCGAAAAGGAGAAACTTCACTTTTGAAAAAACCTTCTGATATTCCTATGGAGTTGAAAAGAGGTTATTATACAGACACCAGCAAACAAGCAAGTATTGGAAGAGAAACTATGCTTTCATCATCCATAGATGCTCTTGCTTTTCATGTAGCAATAATATTTTCTGTATGTGGTATATCATATATCATTTTAACACTTGTAAAAAAATATAAGGTTCCAGTACTTTCTTCATTTTCTGTATGGGCATTTGCAATGGTAATAATGATATTTGTATGGAAAGCAATTAAAAAACTTGGATTAGAATGGTGTATAGATACTAAAGTTAAAAGCAAAATAACAAGTATGCTTACTGAATTTGCAGTTGTAAGTGCTGTTGCCACTCTTCCTTTAAGAGCTGTATTTTCATATTTTATTCCAATAATGGCAATGATGATACTTGGATTTATAGCTACTTGGTGGTGCATAAAATATTTTTCATATAAGTACTTTAAAGGAAATTATGCATTTGAAAGAGCAGTTGCAATGCTTGGAACTTGTTTAGGAGTATTTCTTACAGGACTTCTTTTATTAAGAATATGCGATCCTGAATTTTCTACACCTGTATTGGGAGATTATTCATTAGGTTTTTCTCTTACAGCACTCATGGGTCCTATTCTCATGGTGTCATGTATTAATCTTAGTCTAGCCTATGGACCTCTTGTTCCTATATTATTAAATATCGGACTTATAGTTGTATTCTATATTATTATGGTTGGACTAGATAAAAAAGGAAAAAGTGCATGA
- a CDS encoding putative transcriptional regulator encodes MIKIAVISPENSLPFIKKGIKENDKYCVEYFIYEKLEETVEIYKKNFHKFDVFLTSGELGKTFLEGKLKKIIKPIYSLEIKREELYQILFKILKNKPNIDFSKVYIDFIDKSNKDFYFKNIFDVDEPFTTEFNIEDPILYERILHNHFILHKENKIQLSITRLSNLTEKLEKEKIPFIFLFPSEDNIKDTIDYMISEIKIAGLDDKKIIVGKIKHFDTNKNYKSILEKHIKNSIIYELENEIEIIMIKRDFKDFTENLSGKVFSTIGMITVGWGCGDNISEARLNAEKAYEKSEIYGEEISYFLEKGKFTALKGLRKKDVRDFGIYEKLRKLNISRTLFETLLKIYEKNIWITAEELAGYIGLSRRTASRILTKLENNNLAVMSLIEGSIGRPSKKYKLNF; translated from the coding sequence ATGATAAAAATTGCTGTTATCTCTCCTGAAAACTCACTTCCTTTTATAAAAAAAGGAATTAAAGAAAATGATAAATATTGTGTAGAATATTTTATCTATGAAAAATTAGAGGAAACTGTAGAGATATACAAAAAAAACTTTCATAAATTCGATGTTTTCCTCACAAGTGGTGAATTAGGAAAGACATTTCTTGAAGGAAAACTTAAAAAAATAATCAAGCCTATTTATTCTCTGGAAATAAAAAGAGAGGAACTTTATCAGATACTTTTCAAAATTCTAAAAAATAAACCAAATATTGATTTTTCAAAAGTATATATTGATTTCATAGATAAAAGTAACAAAGATTTTTATTTTAAAAATATATTTGATGTGGATGAACCTTTTACTACCGAATTCAATATTGAAGATCCTATTCTTTATGAAAGAATACTCCATAATCATTTTATTCTCCATAAAGAAAATAAAATACAGCTTTCTATTACCAGATTAAGTAATCTGACAGAAAAACTTGAAAAGGAGAAAATTCCATTTATATTTCTTTTTCCTTCTGAAGATAATATAAAAGATACCATAGATTATATGATATCAGAAATAAAAATTGCTGGATTAGATGATAAAAAAATAATAGTAGGAAAAATTAAACACTTTGATACTAATAAAAACTATAAATCTATATTAGAAAAACATATTAAAAATTCAATAATTTATGAGTTAGAAAATGAAATCGAGATAATAATGATTAAAAGAGATTTCAAAGATTTTACAGAAAATCTATCTGGAAAAGTTTTTTCAACAATAGGAATGATAACAGTAGGCTGGGGATGTGGGGATAACATCTCTGAGGCTAGGTTAAATGCAGAAAAAGCTTATGAAAAAAGTGAAATCTATGGGGAAGAAATCAGTTATTTTCTCGAAAAAGGAAAATTTACAGCTTTAAAGGGTTTGAGAAAGAAAGATGTAAGAGATTTTGGAATATATGAAAAACTAAGAAAATTAAATATTTCTAGAACTCTTTTTGAAACACTTTTGAAAATCTATGAAAAAAACATCTGGATAACAGCAGAGGAACTGGCTGGTTATATTGGTCTCAGCAGAAGAACTGCCAGCAGAATATTAACAAAACTAGAAAACAACAATCTCGCTGTTATGTCTTTAATTGAAGGTTCTATTGGAAGACCTTCTAAGAAATATAAATTAAATTTTTAG
- a CDS encoding putative DNA-binding response regulator: MTKKILIVEDEKNLIKVIEDTLLEESFITYKALDGETALDMFYEYNPDLILLDINLPKMNGWEVCQNIRKESNIPIIMMTARDSEIDELKGLSIGADDYITKPFSLKVLNIKVKKMLKIDENSSYKFNDLSFDFRSGELTVNGESVELTRREIQFLEYLIKNKGIIFSRDVLLNEVWGFDFEGDDRVVDTLVKRLRKKLGNYSDMIKTVRGMGYIFDENKN, translated from the coding sequence ATGACTAAAAAAATATTGATAGTAGAAGATGAAAAAAATTTAATAAAAGTAATTGAAGATACTTTACTTGAAGAGTCTTTTATCACTTATAAGGCATTAGATGGAGAAACTGCTCTGGATATGTTTTATGAATACAATCCTGACCTTATACTGCTTGATATAAATCTTCCAAAAATGAATGGTTGGGAAGTTTGTCAAAATATAAGAAAAGAATCTAATATTCCTATAATAATGATGACTGCTCGAGATTCTGAAATTGATGAGTTGAAAGGTTTAAGTATTGGAGCTGATGATTATATAACAAAACCTTTTAGCTTAAAAGTTTTGAATATAAAAGTCAAAAAAATGCTTAAAATAGATGAGAATAGTTCTTATAAATTTAATGATCTTTCTTTTGATTTTCGGAGTGGTGAATTAACAGTAAATGGTGAAAGTGTTGAACTTACAAGGAGAGAAATTCAATTTTTAGAATATCTCATAAAGAATAAAGGAATAATTTTTTCAAGAGATGTTCTCTTAAATGAAGTCTGGGGTTTTGATTTTGAAGGTGATGACAGAGTTGTAGATACTTTAGTAAAAAGACTTAGGAAAAAATTGGGAAACTATAGTGATATGATAAAAACTGTAAGAGGAATGGGGTACATATTTGATGAAAATAAAAATTAA